Proteins found in one Deinococcus terrestris genomic segment:
- a CDS encoding RecQ family ATP-dependent DNA helicase — MPQRIRVRVPDPAPEPLPAEVAVLPEPEPPAPPPRDARPVAELEVAAPPPEPRRRGRPSKDMQRAERLAREVFGYDHLHPAQQEAIQSVLRGHDTLAIMPTGSGKSAIYQIAALSLPGPTVVVSPLIALQRDQVEALEEAAPGQAALINSAVRPADREAAWEALEEGDLEFIFLAPEQLASEETLERLRSAEPSLFVVDEAHCVSEWGHAFRPEYLRLGSVVEALGHPTVLALTATASPPVRSEIVERLAMREARVLVRGFDRPNIRLAVRPFADAGTKRAALVDEVVGTQGPGIVYAATRKAAEALAADLGARGVRAAAYHAGMGTAARESVQGDFMTDELEVIVATTAFGMGIDKPNVRFVHHLDISGSVDAYYQEIGRAGRDGGAAQATLFYTPGDLNLRRFFAGSALIDADQVEQVLRAAQDADGPVDPGELREETGLSPSRLLSAVSRLEEVGALEVLPGGEVTAVQGSVSPEAAAQAALAQEHRRAYERSRLEMMRAYAETEGCRREFLLNYFGEGYPAPCGSCDRCEAGLAASAPDPETLPFALGTRVAHPTFGEGLVMRYEGEKVTVLFDQQGYQTLSLGFVLAHDLLQAVPA; from the coding sequence ATGCCACAACGCATCCGGGTCCGCGTGCCCGACCCTGCCCCCGAGCCTCTCCCCGCCGAAGTCGCCGTCCTTCCCGAGCCGGAGCCCCCCGCCCCACCCCCCCGCGACGCCCGCCCGGTGGCGGAGCTGGAAGTCGCCGCGCCGCCCCCCGAACCCCGGCGCCGGGGCCGCCCGTCCAAAGACATGCAGCGGGCCGAGCGGCTCGCCCGCGAGGTCTTCGGCTACGACCACCTGCACCCCGCCCAGCAGGAGGCGATCCAGAGCGTCCTCCGGGGCCACGACACCCTGGCGATCATGCCCACGGGCAGCGGCAAGTCGGCCATCTACCAGATCGCCGCGCTCTCGCTGCCCGGTCCCACGGTGGTCGTTTCCCCCCTGATTGCCCTGCAACGCGATCAGGTCGAAGCGCTGGAGGAGGCTGCCCCCGGTCAGGCCGCCCTGATCAACTCGGCGGTGCGTCCCGCCGACCGGGAAGCCGCGTGGGAGGCGCTGGAGGAGGGCGACCTCGAATTCATCTTCCTGGCACCCGAGCAGCTTGCCAGCGAGGAGACGCTGGAGCGGTTGCGCTCGGCTGAGCCGTCCCTCTTCGTGGTGGACGAGGCGCACTGCGTCTCGGAGTGGGGCCACGCCTTCCGGCCCGAGTACCTGCGGCTGGGGTCGGTGGTCGAGGCGCTGGGGCATCCCACGGTGCTCGCGCTGACCGCGACCGCCTCGCCCCCGGTGCGCTCGGAGATCGTGGAGCGCTTGGCGATGCGGGAGGCGCGGGTGCTGGTGCGCGGCTTTGACCGCCCCAACATCCGGCTCGCGGTGCGGCCCTTTGCCGACGCGGGCACCAAACGCGCGGCGCTCGTGGACGAGGTGGTGGGCACCCAGGGACCCGGCATCGTGTACGCCGCCACCCGCAAGGCGGCCGAGGCCCTCGCCGCCGACCTCGGGGCGCGGGGGGTCCGGGCCGCGGCCTACCACGCGGGCATGGGCACCGCTGCCCGCGAGAGCGTGCAGGGGGACTTCATGACCGACGAGCTGGAGGTGATCGTGGCGACCACCGCCTTCGGCATGGGCATCGACAAGCCGAACGTGCGCTTCGTGCACCACCTCGACATCTCCGGGTCGGTCGACGCCTACTACCAGGAGATCGGGCGGGCCGGGCGCGACGGCGGGGCGGCGCAGGCGACCCTGTTCTACACGCCGGGCGACCTGAACCTGCGCCGCTTTTTTGCCGGGAGTGCCCTGATCGACGCCGATCAGGTGGAACAGGTGCTGCGGGCCGCCCAGGACGCGGACGGCCCGGTCGACCCCGGCGAGCTGCGCGAGGAAACGGGCCTCTCGCCCAGCCGCCTGCTCAGTGCGGTGAGCCGCCTGGAGGAGGTCGGGGCGCTGGAGGTGCTGCCCGGCGGGGAGGTCACGGCCGTGCAGGGCAGCGTGTCCCCCGAGGCAGCGGCCCAGGCCGCGCTCGCGCAGGAACACCGCCGCGCCTACGAGCGTTCGCGGCTGGAGATGATGCGGGCCTACGCCGAGACGGAAGGCTGCCGCCGGGAGTTCCTGCTGAACTACTTCGGGGAAGGGTACCCGGCTCCTTGCGGAAGCTGCGACCGCTGCGAGGCGGGCCTGGCGGCTTCTGCCCCCGACCCCGAAACCCTGCCCTTCGCCCTGGGCACCCGCGTCGCGCACCCCACCTTCGGGGAGGGCCTTGTCATGCGCTACGAGGGCGAGAAGGTGACTGTGCTGTTCGACCAGCAGGGCTACCAGACGCTCTCGCTGGGCTTTGTGCTCGCTCACGACCTCTTGCAGGCGGTTCCGGCCTAG
- a CDS encoding M20 family metallopeptidase — MVSLPPAPDLTALLDDLRVLTEIESPSTDPAAIARVMDVAEAWALDLGATVEHLSGGTRRFAFGVTGAARPLLILAHADTVWPHGTLATMPWRVEGDRAYGPGTYDMKAGLVGAFHALRALRDGWPRGGVVLLLTPDEEIGSPGSREPIEAAARESRAVLVIEPPVADTHALKVGRKGVGDFHLHFQGVASHAGNKPEEGASAITEAARAVLAVQALARPEVGTTVSVGRIAGGGAVNVIPAACTLDIDVRVATLAEAERVTAGIEALEPQDPRVALTVTGGLNRPPFERGPGTERLFEQAQAVARELGFEVTGEVVGGGSDGNFTAPLCPTLDGLGAPGDGAHAAHEHVRLDRWPDHVRLLTRLMQGL; from the coding sequence ATGGTGTCCCTGCCCCCTGCCCCGGACCTGACTGCCCTGCTGGACGATCTGCGGGTGCTCACCGAGATCGAGTCGCCCTCCACGGATCCCGCTGCCATCGCCCGCGTGATGGATGTGGCCGAAGCCTGGGCGCTGGACCTGGGGGCCACGGTCGAGCACCTCTCCGGCGGCACCCGGCGCTTTGCCTTCGGGGTGACGGGGGCGGCGCGGCCCCTGCTGATCCTCGCGCACGCCGATACAGTCTGGCCGCACGGCACCCTGGCGACGATGCCCTGGCGGGTGGAGGGCGACCGCGCCTATGGCCCCGGCACCTACGACATGAAGGCGGGCCTGGTGGGCGCCTTCCACGCGCTGCGGGCGCTGAGGGATGGCTGGCCGCGCGGTGGCGTGGTCCTGCTGCTGACCCCCGACGAGGAGATCGGCAGCCCAGGCAGCCGGGAGCCTATCGAGGCGGCGGCCAGGGAAAGCCGCGCCGTGCTGGTGATCGAGCCCCCCGTGGCCGACACCCACGCGCTGAAGGTGGGGCGCAAGGGCGTGGGCGACTTTCACCTGCACTTTCAGGGGGTCGCCTCGCACGCGGGCAACAAGCCGGAGGAGGGGGCAAGCGCGATCACCGAAGCCGCCCGCGCGGTCCTCGCGGTGCAGGCGCTGGCCCGCCCAGAGGTGGGCACCACCGTGAGCGTGGGCCGGATCGCGGGAGGCGGGGCCGTGAACGTGATTCCGGCGGCCTGCACGCTGGACATCGACGTGCGGGTGGCGACGCTGGCCGAAGCCGAACGGGTGACGGCGGGCATCGAGGCACTGGAACCGCAGGACCCCCGCGTGGCCCTGACGGTGACGGGGGGCCTCAACCGTCCGCCCTTCGAGCGCGGTCCCGGCACCGAGCGCCTCTTCGAGCAGGCGCAGGCGGTGGCCCGCGAACTCGGCTTCGAGGTCACGGGCGAGGTCGTGGGGGGCGGCAGCGACGGCAACTTCACCGCGCCGCTGTGCCCCACCCTCGACGGGCTGGGCGCCCCCGGCGACGGGGCGCACGCCGCCCACGAACACGTCCGGCTCGACCGCTGGCCTGACCACGTCCGGCTGCTCACCCGGCTGATGCAGGGGCTGTGA
- a CDS encoding S9 family peptidase — translation MSQPGPVPPGPESLLALQFPSDPQVSPDGTRVTYVLTRVEEEDPRKTDPDFPKPRYRSAVWLAGGGEEARPLTRGEGRDTSPRWSPDGTALAFVREGGGEKGQLFVLPLEGGEARRVTRFRNPVQDVQWSPDGRFLSFLTTADDEDGRDERGEARVITRPRYRFNGRDWLPERPARLWRYDVAAERLEEWHAPEVEVTGYAWLPDSSGALLISSESEMDAAQWRQEVYRLAHSGEREQVTHWNSAVQAVVPHPDGERFVIVGRPEGKGSPEDAHLFLVGPGGEWRRLDEGWDFPVGNIVGGDMHVGAFPALPTWLDADTLLVSSTVGGSCGLFRVGLDGSVTAQDHDPEAVIPAFTARGGGVALIRERADRFPEVELNGQPVTDLNAALPFKPRTPERVTFTTEDGQEGEGWVLLPDGGERVPAILTIHGGPHTAYGHAFTHEFQLMAARGYAVCYSNPRGSVGYGQAWASAIHGRWGTVDMADLLAFFDRCLEAHPRLDGERSAVMGGSYGGYMTNWITGHTDRFAAAVTDRSICNLLSFGGTSDIGLRFWDDELGLNFHRSADALRLWDMSPLKYVEAVRTPTLIVHSVLDHRCPVEQAEQWYAALHLHGVPTRFVRFPGEDHELSRSGRPDRRLTRLEEYLGWLDRWLA, via the coding sequence ATGTCACAACCCGGTCCCGTGCCGCCCGGCCCCGAGAGCCTGCTCGCCCTCCAGTTCCCCTCCGATCCCCAGGTCAGCCCGGACGGGACACGGGTCACCTACGTCCTCACGCGGGTGGAGGAAGAAGACCCCCGGAAGACCGACCCCGACTTCCCCAAGCCGCGCTACCGCTCGGCGGTGTGGCTCGCGGGCGGCGGCGAGGAAGCCCGGCCCCTCACGCGGGGCGAGGGCCGCGACACCTCGCCGCGTTGGTCGCCGGACGGGACGGCACTCGCCTTCGTGCGCGAGGGGGGCGGCGAGAAGGGCCAGCTTTTCGTGCTGCCGCTGGAGGGCGGGGAGGCGCGGCGGGTCACCCGCTTCCGCAACCCCGTGCAGGACGTGCAGTGGAGTCCGGACGGCCGCTTCCTTTCCTTCCTGACCACCGCCGACGACGAGGATGGGCGCGATGAGCGCGGCGAGGCCCGCGTGATCACCCGTCCGCGCTACCGCTTCAACGGCCGCGACTGGCTGCCCGAGCGCCCCGCCCGGCTGTGGCGCTACGACGTGGCGGCCGAGCGGCTGGAGGAGTGGCACGCGCCCGAGGTCGAGGTCACCGGCTACGCCTGGCTCCCCGACAGCTCCGGCGCCTTGCTGATCTCCTCGGAGAGCGAGATGGACGCGGCCCAGTGGCGCCAGGAGGTCTACCGCCTCGCCCACAGCGGCGAGCGCGAGCAAGTGACCCACTGGAATTCCGCGGTTCAGGCGGTCGTGCCGCACCCCGACGGCGAACGCTTCGTGATCGTGGGCCGCCCCGAGGGCAAGGGCAGCCCGGAGGACGCCCACCTCTTTCTCGTGGGGCCGGGTGGCGAGTGGCGGCGGCTGGATGAGGGCTGGGACTTCCCAGTCGGCAACATCGTGGGCGGGGACATGCACGTGGGGGCCTTTCCCGCGCTGCCGACCTGGCTGGACGCAGACACCCTGCTCGTCAGCAGCACGGTGGGCGGCTCCTGCGGCCTGTTCCGGGTGGGGCTGGATGGCAGCGTCACCGCGCAGGACCACGACCCGGAGGCGGTCATCCCCGCCTTCACCGCACGCGGGGGCGGCGTGGCCCTGATCCGCGAGCGGGCCGACCGCTTCCCGGAGGTCGAGCTGAACGGGCAGCCCGTCACCGACCTGAACGCGGCGCTTCCCTTTAAGCCCCGCACCCCCGAGCGGGTAACCTTCACCACCGAGGACGGGCAGGAGGGCGAGGGCTGGGTGCTGCTCCCGGACGGTGGGGAACGGGTGCCCGCCATCCTGACCATTCACGGGGGACCGCATACGGCCTACGGGCACGCCTTCACGCACGAGTTCCAACTGATGGCGGCGCGGGGCTACGCCGTGTGCTACAGCAATCCGCGCGGGAGCGTGGGCTACGGGCAGGCGTGGGCGTCGGCGATTCACGGGCGCTGGGGCACCGTGGACATGGCCGACCTGCTGGCCTTCTTCGACCGCTGCCTGGAGGCGCACCCCCGGCTGGACGGCGAGCGCAGTGCCGTGATGGGCGGCAGCTACGGCGGCTACATGACGAACTGGATCACCGGGCACACCGACCGGTTCGCGGCCGCCGTCACCGACCGCTCGATCTGCAACCTGCTGTCCTTTGGCGGGACCTCCGACATCGGCCTGCGCTTCTGGGACGACGAACTCGGGCTGAACTTCCACCGTTCGGCAGATGCGCTGCGGCTGTGGGACATGAGCCCGCTGAAGTACGTCGAGGCGGTCAGGACGCCCACCCTGATCGTCCACTCGGTCCTCGACCACCGCTGCCCGGTCGAACAGGCCGAGCAGTGGTACGCCGCCCTGCACCTGCACGGGGTCCCCACCCGCTTCGTGCGCTTTCCCGGCGAGGACCACGAACTCTCGCGCTCGGGCCGCCCGGACCGCCGCCTGACACGGCTGGAGGAGTATCTGGGCTGGCTCGACCGCTGGCTGGCGTAA
- a CDS encoding ABC transporter substrate-binding protein, which produces MKRALLLFSLLASSAAHAQGSPRTVTIGLGYIPNVQFTPFYVADKLGYYRAEGVNVKFQHGAVSELMPLLLQGKLDFVVGDPEDAVFARNQGAPVRYVMAMYQKSPVTVFSTKPLNRAADLKGKTLGIPGTFGSSYAATRALLDAAGLREGRDVRLASIGFTQLEAVRAGRVDAAVGYLNNEVVGLRGAGERVYTLDLSAAYPMVGVGLITLDKTLGGDLARKVVRASQRGLKFTAGDPARAFRLAQPVFGSGGGTLEVLRASVPLMQSAYTRANGLGASDPAAWTKAVAALVKQGSLPAGTKANTFYTNSLISKTLR; this is translated from the coding sequence ATGAAGCGTGCCCTCCTCCTGTTCTCCCTGCTCGCGTCCTCGGCGGCGCACGCGCAGGGCAGTCCCCGCACCGTCACCATCGGCCTGGGGTACATCCCCAACGTGCAGTTCACGCCCTTTTACGTGGCCGACAAGCTGGGCTACTACCGCGCCGAGGGCGTGAACGTGAAGTTCCAGCACGGCGCGGTCTCCGAGCTGATGCCGCTCCTCCTTCAGGGCAAGCTCGACTTCGTGGTGGGCGACCCGGAGGACGCGGTGTTCGCCCGCAATCAGGGCGCCCCGGTGCGCTACGTCATGGCGATGTACCAGAAGTCGCCCGTGACGGTGTTCAGCACCAAACCCCTGAACCGCGCCGCCGACCTGAAGGGCAAGACGCTGGGCATTCCCGGCACCTTCGGCAGCAGCTACGCGGCCACCCGCGCCCTGCTCGACGCGGCCGGGCTGCGAGAGGGCCGCGACGTGCGGCTGGCGAGCATCGGCTTCACGCAGCTCGAAGCGGTGCGGGCCGGGCGGGTGGACGCCGCCGTGGGGTACCTCAACAACGAGGTGGTGGGGCTGCGGGGGGCGGGCGAGCGGGTCTACACCCTGGACCTCAGCGCGGCCTACCCGATGGTGGGCGTCGGCCTGATCACCCTCGACAAGACGCTGGGCGGGGACCTCGCCCGCAAGGTCGTGCGGGCCTCGCAGCGTGGGCTGAAGTTCACGGCAGGCGACCCGGCGCGGGCCTTCCGGCTGGCGCAGCCCGTCTTCGGGTCGGGGGGCGGCACCCTGGAGGTGCTGCGGGCCAGCGTCCCACTGATGCAGAGCGCCTACACGCGGGCCAACGGCTTGGGCGCGAGCGACCCGGCCGCGTGGACCAAGGCTGTCGCGGCCCTGGTCAAGCAGGGCAGCCTGCCCGCCGGGACCAAGGCAAATACCTTCTACACCAACAGCCTGATCAGCAAGACGCTGCGGTAA
- a CDS encoding DUF4142 domain-containing protein — MKRFLILSALTLSLALPTAAVAGGAAGPLGPVSTAQVSNDTDVLFMEVATMSNLTEIQTSRLALQKSSNAEVRAFAQMMITMHTQAQAELNALAAQKGVRLADKPGADQRLLYNRLTTLSGAAFDAAYKNVQVNGHKMTLDLIVTYRSFGTDPQVLAYAAKTQPVVAAHLAEAQELP; from the coding sequence ATGAAACGTTTCCTGATCCTGTCCGCCCTGACCCTTTCGCTGGCCCTGCCTACCGCTGCCGTCGCGGGCGGCGCTGCCGGTCCCCTCGGCCCCGTCAGCACCGCGCAGGTGTCCAACGACACCGACGTGCTGTTCATGGAAGTCGCCACCATGAGCAACCTCACCGAGATTCAGACCTCGCGCCTCGCGTTGCAAAAGAGCAGCAACGCCGAGGTCCGGGCCTTCGCGCAGATGATGATCACCATGCACACTCAGGCCCAGGCCGAGCTGAACGCCCTGGCCGCGCAAAAGGGCGTGCGGCTGGCCGACAAGCCGGGCGCCGACCAGCGCCTGCTGTACAACCGCCTGACCACCCTGTCGGGCGCGGCCTTTGACGCCGCCTACAAGAACGTGCAGGTGAACGGCCACAAGATGACCCTCGACCTGATCGTCACCTACCGCAGCTTCGGCACCGACCCGCAGGTGCTGGCCTACGCCGCCAAGACTCAGCCCGTCGTGGCGGCCCACCTCGCCGAGGCGCAGGAACTGCCCTGA
- a CDS encoding PIG-L deacetylase family protein: MSRLKLLLIVPHPDDEVYGAAGTLMDLLEAGHPCGLVTLTRGEAGRTLGLAEGPEELARMRGVELRACLDEIGLTTHPGSVHEQHTFPDKYLQDQPLEALVEVAREAMARHRPETVLTFPPNGSNGHPDHVTTHRTVRAAWEELPPGERPRLWYYASPTPPENEALRPAWLAPNLRRDVTRHVTRKLRAIGCHRSQALSTVDFLRKFPERITEETFYEVRG; this comes from the coding sequence ATGTCCCGCCTCAAGCTCCTGCTGATCGTGCCCCACCCCGACGACGAGGTGTACGGGGCCGCCGGAACCCTGATGGACCTGCTGGAGGCCGGGCACCCCTGCGGCCTGGTGACCCTCACGCGCGGCGAGGCGGGGCGCACTCTGGGGCTGGCGGAAGGCCCAGAGGAACTCGCCCGGATGCGCGGGGTGGAGTTGCGGGCCTGCTTGGACGAGATCGGCCTGACCACCCACCCCGGCAGCGTCCACGAACAGCACACCTTTCCCGACAAGTACCTGCAAGACCAGCCGCTTGAGGCCCTGGTGGAGGTCGCGCGGGAGGCGATGGCCCGCCACCGCCCCGAGACGGTCCTGACCTTTCCCCCCAACGGCAGCAACGGCCACCCCGACCACGTGACCACCCACCGGACGGTGAGGGCTGCCTGGGAGGAGCTGCCCCCCGGCGAGCGGCCCCGGCTGTGGTACTACGCCAGCCCCACGCCCCCGGAGAACGAGGCGTTGCGCCCGGCGTGGCTCGCTCCCAATCTCCGGCGCGACGTGACCCGGCACGTCACCCGCAAGCTGCGGGCCATCGGGTGCCACCGCTCGCAAGCGCTGAGCACGGTGGATTTCCTTCGCAAGTTCCCCGAGCGCATCACGGAAGAGACGTTCTACGAAGTGCGGGGCTGA
- a CDS encoding GNAT family N-acetyltransferase, whose amino-acid sequence MPDRISVLADVPPAAARHDGEDMTPPLPPTLRDLRPPGDYAPVAALRNAAQPGWPTSAAELARQDAVRDPALFCTRIVAEHGGQLVGVGSARHDDFSHEEWRYWGDLSVHPEARRRGVGRALYGELLRRVRGRGARELRTMLSSRPGDAPGRAFLEARGWAVAWERYESELDTAQADLGAFGALLDGVAASGVRLVSLADLAADPERDARLHELDWELFQDVPSGTALTKKTLEQWVEEELRDPNLRPELSFVAVRDDVADPLTGPYIGYSTLGQSAAGFHFIGMTGVRRGFRGQGVAKALKVAAMRALRAQTRGRGDSGDAGLIKTFNDAPNVAMLAMNEALGFRRTATLYRYELHLGEGA is encoded by the coding sequence ATGCCCGACAGGATAAGCGTGCTGGCCGATGTGCCGCCCGCCGCCGCACGGCACGATGGGGAGGACATGACTCCCCCTCTTCCCCCCACCCTGCGCGACTTGCGCCCGCCCGGGGACTACGCGCCGGTGGCTGCCCTGCGGAATGCCGCGCAGCCCGGCTGGCCCACCAGCGCCGCCGAGCTCGCTCGCCAGGACGCGGTGCGTGACCCGGCCCTGTTCTGCACCCGGATCGTCGCCGAGCACGGGGGGCAGCTCGTGGGGGTGGGCAGCGCCCGGCACGACGACTTCTCGCACGAGGAGTGGCGCTACTGGGGGGACCTGAGCGTTCACCCGGAGGCCCGGCGGCGGGGCGTCGGCCGCGCCCTGTACGGCGAACTGCTGCGCCGGGTGCGGGGCAGGGGCGCCCGCGAGCTGCGGACCATGCTCAGCAGTCGGCCAGGGGACGCGCCCGGCCGCGCCTTTCTGGAAGCGCGGGGCTGGGCCGTCGCCTGGGAACGCTACGAGTCCGAGCTGGACACGGCGCAGGCCGACCTGGGGGCCTTCGGCGCCCTGCTGGACGGGGTGGCGGCCTCGGGCGTGCGGCTGGTGTCGCTGGCCGACCTCGCCGCCGACCCGGAGCGGGACGCCCGGCTGCACGAACTCGACTGGGAGCTGTTTCAGGACGTGCCGTCGGGAACGGCGCTGACGAAAAAGACGCTGGAGCAGTGGGTGGAAGAGGAGCTGAGGGACCCCAACCTGCGTCCCGAGCTGTCGTTCGTGGCCGTGCGGGACGACGTGGCCGACCCGCTGACTGGGCCGTACATCGGCTACTCGACGCTGGGGCAGAGTGCGGCGGGCTTCCACTTCATCGGGATGACGGGGGTGCGGCGCGGCTTCCGGGGTCAGGGCGTCGCCAAGGCGCTGAAGGTGGCCGCCATGCGTGCCCTGCGGGCACAGACCCGCGGCCGTGGGGACAGCGGGGACGCGGGCCTCATCAAGACCTTCAACGATGCGCCGAACGTGGCGATGCTGGCGATGAACGAGGCGCTGGGCTTCCGGCGCACCGCCACCCTTTACCGCTACGAGCTGCACCTGGGAGAAGGGGCGTGA
- a CDS encoding GNAT family N-acetyltransferase: MRVREATTADFPALAGVQGAVWPEHATTAETLAHEDADLRRHPVGAHLWRIVAEDPAGRVVGSGSLMQWPGMFHPGRYHAEVLVRPENRGRGAGRALAAALEAHLRGRGAREVLATSREDCPEGLGFLTRRGFGEQMRYFASALTLADFGPAGWAGAERLPEGLRLRSLPDLVAEMGEDAAWRAYFAAFAEVRADVPRAGEATPLDYGHFRTRAQDGRFWPHGVLFAVTEKGEVAALTELYADATDPTRLQTGLTGTRREWRRRGVGLALKLAALRLARDRGAASVWTDNASSNAPMLGLNERLGFVRQPAWVEMRRGRVEEESL; encoded by the coding sequence GTGAGGGTCCGGGAGGCGACCACCGCCGACTTCCCCGCGCTGGCCGGGGTGCAGGGGGCGGTGTGGCCCGAGCACGCCACGACCGCCGAGACGCTCGCGCACGAGGACGCCGACCTGCGGCGGCACCCGGTCGGCGCCCACCTGTGGCGGATCGTGGCCGAGGACCCGGCGGGCCGGGTGGTGGGGAGCGGCTCGCTGATGCAGTGGCCGGGGATGTTCCACCCCGGCCGCTACCACGCCGAGGTGCTGGTGCGCCCGGAGAACCGGGGCCGGGGCGCGGGCCGGGCACTTGCGGCGGCGCTGGAGGCCCACCTGCGGGGGCGCGGCGCCCGCGAGGTGCTGGCGACCTCCCGCGAGGACTGCCCCGAGGGGCTGGGCTTCCTGACCCGGCGCGGCTTCGGGGAGCAGATGCGCTACTTCGCCAGCGCCCTGACCCTGGCCGACTTCGGCCCGGCGGGGTGGGCCGGGGCCGAGCGGTTGCCCGAAGGCTTGCGCCTGCGCTCGCTGCCCGACCTCGTGGCGGAAATGGGCGAGGACGCGGCGTGGCGGGCCTATTTTGCTGCTTTCGCCGAGGTCCGTGCCGACGTGCCCCGCGCGGGCGAGGCCACCCCGCTGGACTACGGGCACTTCCGCACGCGGGCGCAGGATGGGCGCTTCTGGCCGCACGGCGTCCTCTTCGCCGTGACGGAAAAGGGGGAAGTGGCGGCCTTGACCGAGCTGTACGCGGACGCCACCGACCCCACGCGGCTCCAGACCGGCCTGACCGGAACCCGTCGGGAGTGGCGCCGCCGGGGGGTGGGCCTCGCCCTCAAGCTCGCGGCGCTGCGGCTGGCCCGCGACCGGGGCGCGGCGAGCGTCTGGACCGACAACGCGAGCAGCAACGCGCCCATGCTGGGCCTGAACGAGCGCCTGGGGTTCGTGCGCCAGCCCGCCTGGGTGGAGATGCGCCGGGGCCGGGTGGAGGAGGAATCGCTATGA
- a CDS encoding GNAT family N-acetyltransferase: MTLEMTFIARPVEEAEWDAAARVWTLALPHEPVSGADLRRQDAEQRGWGYPAVTLVVLAGEEVVGVAALSQSPGMYHPRRFVLEGAVHPGWQGRGAGRALWTRVRAELGVRAAEAVRTLAREDHPIAPGFLARRGFTPGKRYFTSSLDLTTFDETPFRDLLARLRARGVRVRSLSELRAANTPDLTARLHALMSDVRGDVPRAEPATPLSRQVFEEAVLGDPALLPDAYLIAENAGGEWIGQTTLFRTEVSPDLLTGLTGVTRAARGQGVATLLKLHAIRAGRSLGGTLIRTDNASDNAPMLAINDRLGFVRDPASVSWGLEL; this comes from the coding sequence ATGACCCTGGAGATGACCTTTATCGCCCGCCCGGTGGAGGAAGCCGAGTGGGACGCCGCCGCGCGGGTCTGGACGCTGGCCCTGCCGCACGAACCCGTCAGTGGGGCCGACCTGCGCAGGCAGGACGCCGAGCAGCGCGGCTGGGGCTACCCGGCCGTGACCCTCGTCGTGCTGGCCGGGGAGGAGGTGGTGGGCGTGGCGGCGCTGTCGCAGAGTCCAGGGATGTACCACCCGCGCCGCTTCGTGCTGGAGGGAGCCGTTCATCCCGGTTGGCAGGGGCGGGGCGCGGGGCGGGCTCTGTGGACCCGCGTGCGGGCCGAACTGGGCGTCCGCGCCGCCGAGGCCGTCCGCACCCTGGCCCGCGAGGACCATCCCATCGCGCCCGGCTTCCTGGCGCGGCGGGGCTTCACGCCGGGCAAGCGCTACTTCACGAGCAGCCTCGACCTGACGACCTTCGATGAGACGCCCTTCCGCGACCTGCTGGCGCGTCTGCGAGCGCGGGGGGTGCGGGTGCGGAGCCTCTCGGAACTCCGGGCCGCGAACACCCCCGACCTGACGGCCCGCCTCCACGCCCTGATGAGCGACGTGCGGGGGGACGTGCCCCGCGCCGAACCCGCCACGCCCCTCTCCCGGCAGGTGTTCGAGGAGGCGGTGCTGGGCGACCCGGCCCTGCTGCCGGACGCTTACCTGATCGCCGAGAACGCTGGGGGCGAGTGGATCGGCCAGACCACCCTTTTCCGCACCGAGGTCAGCCCCGACCTGCTGACCGGACTGACGGGGGTCACGCGGGCGGCGCGGGGGCAGGGGGTGGCGACCCTACTTAAGCTGCACGCCATCCGCGCGGGCCGCTCGCTCGGCGGCACCCTCATCCGCACCGACAACGCCAGCGACAACGCGCCCATGCTGGCGATCAACGACCGATTGGGCTTCGTGCGCGACCCCGCAAGCGTGAGCTGGGGGCTGGAGCTGTAA
- a CDS encoding arginase, producing the protein MLLSIDWDAFSGTRELVFDAPIWGTRDREADRVAAWRERARQRDPQAPGWSALDADFPLYPGWEALERYAGVPAHVTLTHADAWEWLAAHPGAHVLNVDSHHDLVSFSGDPTRVRPGNWAGLALASGRAGGYTCLYPSWHAGLPVAEGYDLGRTWGEVTPLLAPEVRDRVTLTRGLRWPDPAEVTALLLVQSPAWTNPAHDPAFSRLARRLGATPLTPPLDRSAAG; encoded by the coding sequence TTGCTGCTTTCTATTGACTGGGACGCCTTTTCCGGCACCCGCGAACTCGTCTTTGACGCGCCCATCTGGGGCACCCGCGACCGCGAGGCAGACCGCGTGGCGGCGTGGCGGGAGCGTGCCCGCCAGCGCGACCCGCAGGCTCCGGGCTGGTCCGCTCTAGACGCCGACTTCCCCCTCTATCCCGGCTGGGAGGCGCTGGAACGCTACGCGGGCGTCCCCGCCCACGTCACCCTGACACACGCGGACGCCTGGGAGTGGCTGGCGGCCCACCCCGGTGCCCACGTGCTCAACGTGGACAGCCACCACGACCTCGTCAGCTTCAGCGGCGATCCCACGCGGGTGCGGCCCGGAAACTGGGCGGGGCTGGCGCTGGCGTCGGGGCGGGCGGGGGGGTACACCTGCCTGTATCCGAGCTGGCACGCGGGCCTGCCCGTCGCGGAGGGGTACGACCTGGGCCGCACGTGGGGCGAAGTAACACCCCTGCTTGCGCCCGAGGTGCGGGACCGGGTGACCCTGACGCGCGGCCTGCGCTGGCCCGACCCCGCCGAGGTCACGGCCCTGCTGCTGGTGCAGTCGCCCGCGTGGACGAATCCGGCACATGACCCGGCCTTCTCCCGGCTGGCGCGGAGGCTGGGGGCCACGCCGTTGACCCCGCCGCTGGACCGTTCGGCGGCCGGTTGA